A window of Cryptomeria japonica chromosome 3, Sugi_1.0, whole genome shotgun sequence contains these coding sequences:
- the LOC131037488 gene encoding uncharacterized protein LOC131037488 yields MAEQLATEFRTFMEQTNEKFEKTNQLIQQAIQSINKNNHERPISNSGRDTHSNHYENQHSTQSSILRPTMPSFLPREEPMMEVEESIIENIDEIAVMYARLDPEVQERIPFKEYYEVRKQANPNTRKRHVDKDLQVRLSKMTLPYFDGTRKSSAQSWVQKLDTYLSLSPMTEDNAIKFATLHLTGIAHDWWHHGLVTQDHRNITTYGEFTQRLILRFDQRHPEWYFKELTLLTQQGTVEDYANEFQNLAVMVPNLSQGRLTYLFVEGLKDSIKKIVNPLEPQNLSEAIQRAIKVEDNFSKERPRYMTSKTYSRKDRRDEPHREKGIPCHFCRGTWRPGHRCQKKEGLEQREELRRNNLCFKCKEPWRPDHRCKRGQLHQVEESKDEEEGISYKRPRLEEQRHGTLVAISNEGEDRPFKLKGTLKGQKVISLIDSGASHNFISRNLVVKRKPKAKEFEGFKVALADGTINQCTKVMPQLEIKMGEHIVKGDFYVISLENDIILGRPWIRSLGRFTMDLPNLEICFHQDGQEVTLKGLPNGDPKVVSCKNIERIIRHGQGEWIAQCLVLDKSGPKSPLVHIDMQPILKRHKGVFKDIPHGIPPRRGFEHSIELEEGAKPVITTPYRHPRRFKEEIEKTINELLRMGHIQPSCSPFASSVVLVKKKDGTMRMCIDYRALNKRTIKNRYPIPRIDELIDELHGAKYFSKIDLRTGYHQIRMRKEDVPKTAFRCHYGHFEFLVMPFGLTNAPATFQSCMNHVFHQQLRKFLLVFFDDILIYSKTWEEHLQHVEEVLTILEKESLYAKESKCEFGMKEILYLGHKINEEGVSVDEEKIKAIKEWPTPKTLTQLRGFIGLCSYYRRFVKGFSKITTPLTDLTKKGAFSWDVTAQQAFD; encoded by the coding sequence ATGGCAGAACAGTTAGCAACTGAATTTAGAACATTCATGGAGCAAACTAATGAGAAGTTTGAGAAGACCAATCAACTAATCCAACAAGCTATTCAAAGTATTaacaaaaataatcatgagagaccTATCTCAAATTCGGGAAGAGACACTCATTCAAACCATTATGAGAATCAACATTCAACTCAAAGCTCCATCCTTAGACCTACTATGCCCTCATTCTTACCAAGAGAAGAGCCCATGATGGAAGTGGAGGAATCAATAATCGAAAACATTGATGAGATAGCAGTAATGTACGCAAGGCTTGACCCCGAAGTACAAGAGCGCATCCCTTTTAAAGAATATTACGAAGTTCGGAAACAAGCCAACCCGAATACGAGGAAGAGGCATGTTGACAAAGATCTCCAGGTTAGGTTGAGTAAAATGACATTACCATACTTTGATGGGACTAGAAAATCTTCAGCGCAATCGTGGGTTCAAAAATTGGATACATATTTGTCACTCAGCCCAATGACAGAAGATAATGCCATCAAATTTGCTACccttcatctaacagggatagcacatgattggtggcaccatggtctTGTTACTCAAGATCACCGAAACATTACTACTTATGGTGAATTCACTCAAAGGCTCATCTTAAGATTTGATCAAAGACATCCGGAATGGTACTTCAAAGAACTAACGTTACTCACACAACAAGGGACAGTGGAAGATTATGCAAATGAATTTCAGAATCTGGCAGTCATGGTCCCCAACCTCTCTCAAGGAAGGCTCACCTATTTATTTGTAGAAGGGCTCAAAGACTCCATCAAGAAGATCGTCAATCCATTGGAGCCTCAAAATTTAAGTGAGGCAATACAAAGGGCCATCAAGGTTGAAGATAATTTCTCAAAGGAAAGACCAAGATACATGACCTCCAAGACATATTCTAGGAAAGATCGTAGGGATGAACCTCATAGGGAGAAAGGAATACCATGCCACTTTTGCAGAGGAACATGGAGACCCGGACATAGATGTCAAAAAAAGGAAGGTCTTGAGCAAAGGGAAGAATTGCGGAGAAATAATTTATGTTTTAAGTGCAAAGAACCATGGAGACCTGATCATCGATGTAAAAGAGGGCAACTACATCAAGTGGAAGAgtccaaagatgaagaagaagggaTCTCATACAAAAGACCAAGGTTGGAAGAGCAAAGACATGGAACATTAGTTGCAATTTCAAACGAAGGTGAAGATAGACCATTCAAACTCAAAGGAACCCTCAAGGGACAAAAGGTAATATCCTTGATTGATAGTGGGGCTTCTCACAACTTCATTAGTAGAAATTTGGTGGTAAAAAGGAAGCCAAAAGCTAAAGAGTTTGAGGGGTTTAAGGTGGCCTTGGCAGATGGAACAATCAATCAGTGCACCAAGGTTATGCCTCAACTAGAAATCAAGATGGGAGAACATATTGTTAAAGGAGACTTCTATGTAATTTCTTTGGAGAATGATATaatactagggagaccttggatccGCTCATTGGGTCGCTTCACTATGGACCTTCCAAATCTTGAGATTTGCTTCCATCAGGATGGACAAGAAGTAACATTAAAAGGCCTACCTAATGGAGATCCCAAGGTAGTTTCTTGCAAAAATATAGAAAGGATTATCCGACATGGACAAGGAGAATGGATTGCTCAATGTTTGGTCTTGGACAAATCTGGTCCAAAATCACCTTTGGTTCATATAGACATGCAGCCAATCTTGAAAAGACATAAGGGAGTCTTCAAAGACATTCCACATGGGATTCCACCAAGGAGAGGATTTGAACACTCCATAGAACTTGAAGAAGGGGCCAAACCAGTAATTACCACTCCTTATAGACATCCACGAAGGTTCAAAGAAGAGATTGAAAAGACCATCAATGAACTCCTTAGGATGGGACACATTCAACCAAGTTGCAGCCCCTTTGCATCATCCGTGGTCTTAgtcaagaaaaaggatggaaccatgagaatgtgcatagaCTACCGTGCCCTCAACAAAAGAACAATCAAAAATAGGTATCCTATACCAAGAATTGACGAATTGATCGATGAGCTTCATGGAGCAaaatatttctccaagattgatctacgAACTGGATATCACCAAATAAGAATGAGGAAGGAAGATGTACCCAAGACGGCCTTCCGATGCCACTATGGGCACTTTGAATTTTTGGTTATGCCCTTTGGCCTTACGAATGCACCAGCTACCTTCCAATCATGTATGAACCATGTTTTCCATCAGCAATTAAGGAAATTCTTACTTgtattctttgatgacatcctcATTTATAGCAAAACCTGGGAAGAACACCTTCAACACGTGGAGGAAGTCCTAACCATCCTAGAGAAAGAATCATTGTATGCCAAAGAGTCAAAATGTGAATTTGGTATGAAAGAGATACTCTACTTGGGTCATAAGATCAATGAAGAAGGGGTGAGCGTGGATGAGGAGAAGATCAAAGCAATTAAGGAGTGGCCTACACCCAAAACCTTGACCCAACTCCGAGGGTTTATTGGTTTATGTAGCTACTACCGACGttttgttaaaggattttccaaaATAACAACACCCCTTACAGACCTAACCAAGAAAGGAGCCTTCTCATGGGATGTTACAGCACAACAAGCATTTGACTGA